Proteins encoded together in one Lysinibacillus sp. FSL K6-0232 window:
- a CDS encoding YlxQ family RNA-binding protein, producing the protein MMNQAIFNLLGIAARARKVISGEELVVKEVRNGNAKLVLLANDASKNASKKIQDKCTYYNVEYHVFGDRYELGHATGKEARVALAITDKGFASKLSSLLNEN; encoded by the coding sequence ATGATGAATCAAGCAATATTTAATTTGCTTGGGATTGCGGCAAGAGCCCGTAAAGTGATTTCAGGAGAAGAGCTAGTTGTGAAGGAAGTCCGCAATGGCAATGCCAAGCTAGTGCTGCTTGCAAACGATGCTTCTAAAAACGCTAGTAAGAAAATTCAAGATAAGTGCACGTACTACAACGTTGAGTATCATGTATTTGGTGATCGATATGAGCTAGGACATGCTACAGGTAAGGAGGCCCGAGTGGCTTTAGCGATTACCGATAAAGGTTTTGCAAGTAAATTGTCTAGTCTACTCAACGAAAACTAA
- the rimP gene encoding ribosome maturation factor RimP — translation MSKVPALIEELAKPIVDELNLELVDIEFVKEGRNWFLRVYVDTPEGGIDIDQCAQVSERLSLLLDEKDPITQNYYLEVSSPGAERPLKKDADFEKAIGKFIYVKTYEPVKDMKEFQGYLTSYDKHTLVMDVRIKTRKITVTIEQEKIALARLAIDFSA, via the coding sequence ATGAGCAAAGTACCAGCTTTAATTGAAGAGCTCGCTAAACCAATTGTGGATGAGTTAAACCTTGAACTAGTGGATATTGAATTCGTAAAAGAGGGACGTAATTGGTTCTTACGTGTATATGTTGATACGCCTGAGGGTGGCATTGACATTGACCAATGTGCTCAAGTAAGTGAGCGACTCAGTTTACTATTGGATGAAAAAGACCCCATTACGCAAAACTATTATTTAGAAGTTTCTTCACCTGGAGCAGAGCGTCCATTAAAAAAAGATGCTGATTTTGAAAAGGCAATTGGCAAATTTATTTATGTAAAAACCTATGAGCCCGTTAAGGACATGAAGGAATTCCAAGGCTACTTAACATCATACGATAAGCATACATTGGTGATGGATGTGCGCATTAAAACGCGTAAAATAACAGTAACAATTGAACAGGAAAAAATTGCTTTGGCGCGATTAGCCATCGATTTTTCAGCATAA
- the nusA gene encoding transcription termination factor NusA, whose product MSSDLLDALNALEEQKGISRDVLIEAIEAALVTAYKRNFNQAQNVRVDLNLDKGSIRVFSRKDVVEEVEDDRLQISLEDAKAINPAYQLEDIVEQEVTPRNFGRIAAQTAKQVVTQRVREAERGLIYEQYVDREDDIVTGVVERLDARNIYVGLGKVEAALPVNEQIQGETYQPHDRIKVYITKVERTTRGPQVIVSRTHPGLLRRLFEMEVPEIYEGIVEIKSIAREAGDRSKISVYAHNEEVDPVGSCVGAKGARVQTIVNELNGEKIDIVEWSEDPVVFVANALSPSKVLDVQVDEEEKSTTVVVPDYQLSLAIGKRGQNARLAAKLTGWKIDIKSETDARELGIYPSATSTFIPAEDEDSDFDEVAVDLYQDDEE is encoded by the coding sequence ATGAGTAGTGATTTGTTAGATGCGCTAAATGCGCTAGAAGAGCAAAAAGGAATTTCAAGAGATGTGTTAATTGAAGCCATTGAAGCGGCATTAGTTACAGCTTACAAACGCAACTTTAACCAAGCACAAAATGTTCGAGTTGATTTAAATTTAGATAAAGGCTCTATTCGTGTATTCTCACGTAAGGACGTTGTAGAAGAAGTAGAGGATGATCGTTTACAAATTTCGTTAGAGGATGCCAAAGCTATCAATCCTGCTTATCAGCTAGAAGATATTGTCGAGCAAGAAGTAACACCACGCAACTTTGGACGTATTGCTGCACAAACGGCAAAGCAAGTTGTGACACAGCGTGTACGTGAAGCAGAGCGAGGTTTAATTTACGAGCAATATGTAGATCGTGAAGATGATATCGTAACAGGTGTTGTAGAGCGTCTAGATGCTCGCAATATTTATGTTGGCTTAGGTAAAGTAGAAGCAGCATTGCCAGTCAATGAACAAATCCAAGGTGAAACATATCAGCCACATGATCGTATTAAAGTATATATTACAAAAGTTGAACGTACGACACGTGGACCACAAGTAATAGTATCTCGTACACATCCAGGTTTACTACGCCGCTTATTTGAAATGGAAGTACCTGAGATTTATGAGGGCATTGTCGAAATTAAATCAATTGCTCGTGAAGCGGGTGATCGTTCTAAAATTTCAGTTTACGCACACAATGAAGAAGTTGATCCAGTTGGTTCATGTGTAGGTGCAAAAGGTGCGCGTGTACAAACAATTGTCAATGAGCTAAATGGTGAAAAAATTGATATTGTAGAATGGTCTGAGGACCCAGTTGTCTTTGTCGCAAATGCACTAAGCCCATCAAAAGTATTAGATGTGCAAGTGGACGAAGAAGAAAAATCAACAACAGTTGTTGTACCAGATTATCAATTATCACTAGCAATTGGTAAGCGTGGACAAAATGCACGTTTAGCTGCGAAGCTGACTGGCTGGAAAATTGATATTAAGAGTGAAACAGATGCTCGCGAATTAGGTATTTATCCTTCTGCTACAAGCACATTCATACCTGCTGAGGATGAAGACAGTGATTTTGATGAAGTAGCAGTAGACTTATATCAAGATGACGAAGAATAA
- the rnpM gene encoding RNase P modulator RnpM, which yields MAVNRKVPLRKCVATGEMLPKKEMIRVVRSKEGEVSVDVSGKKPGRGAYVSKSEEAVDIARKKNVLGHQLDVKIPEEIYEELILLIRRESIL from the coding sequence ATGGCTGTAAATAGAAAAGTACCTCTTCGGAAATGTGTAGCGACTGGAGAAATGCTACCAAAGAAAGAGATGATACGTGTTGTTCGCTCAAAAGAGGGCGAAGTAAGTGTAGATGTTTCAGGGAAAAAGCCTGGGCGTGGTGCCTATGTTTCGAAATCTGAGGAAGCCGTTGACATCGCGCGTAAGAAAAATGTATTAGGGCACCAGCTTGATGTGAAAATTCCTGAAGAAATCTATGAGGAGCTTATTTTGCTTATTCGTAGGGAGTCAATTTTATGA